A stretch of the Canis lupus familiaris isolate Mischka breed German Shepherd chromosome 37, alternate assembly UU_Cfam_GSD_1.0, whole genome shotgun sequence genome encodes the following:
- the CLK1 gene encoding dual specificity protein kinase CLK1 isoform X2 encodes MLEWFEHHGHICIVFELLGLSTYDFIKENGFLPFRLDHIRKMAYQICKSVNFLHSNKLTHTDLKPENILFVQSDYTEAYNPKMKRDERTLINADIKVVDFGSATYDDEHHSTLVSTRHYRAPEVILALGWSQPCDVWSIGCILIEYYLGFTVFPTHDSKEHLAMMERILGPLPKHMIQKTRKRKYFHHDRLDWDEHSSAGRYVSRRCKPLKEFMLSQDAEHELLFDLIEKMLEYDPAKRITLKEALKHPFFYPLKKAT; translated from the exons ATGTTGGAGTGGTTTGAACATCATGGTCACATTTGCATTGTGTTTGAACTACTAGGACTTAGTACTTACGACTTCATTAAAGAAAATGGTTTTCTGCCGTTTCGTCTGGATCATATCAGGAAGATGGCATATCAGATATGCAAGTCAGTGAATT TTCTGCACAGTAACAAGTTGACTCACACAGACTTAAAGCCTGAAAACATCTTATTTGTGCAGTCTGACTACACAGAGGCATATAATCCCAAAATG AAACGTGATGAACGAACCTTAATAAATGCAGATATTAAAGTTGTAGACTTTGGAAGTGCAACCTATGATGATGAACATCACAGTACCTTGGTATCTACAAGACATTATAGGGCGCCTGAAGTTATTTTGG CCCTAGGATGGTCCCAGCCATGTGATGTCTGGAGTATAGGATGCATTCTCATTGAATACTACCTTGGGTTTACAGTATTTCCA aCACATGATAGTAAGGAGCATTTGGCAATGATGGAAAGGATTCTTGGACCTTTACCAAAACATATGATACAGAAAACCAG GAAACGTAAATATTTCCATCATGATCGATTAGACTGGGATGAACACAGTTCTGCTGGCAGATATGTTTCACGGCGCTGTAAACCTCTGAAG GAATTTATGCTCTCTCAGGATGCTGAACATGAGCTTCTCTTTGACCTCATCGAGAAAATGTTGGAGTATGATCCAGCTAAAAGGATTACTCTCAAAGAAGCCTTAAAGCATCCTTTCTTTTACCCCCTAAAAAAAGCTACATAG
- the CLK1 gene encoding dual specificity protein kinase CLK1 isoform X1 — MRHSKRTYCPDWDEKDWDCGKWRSSSSHKRRKRSHSSARENKRCKYNHSKTSDSHYLESRSINEKDYHSRRYIDEYRNDYSQGCEPGHRHRDHESRYQNHSSKSSGRSGRSSYKSKHRNHHSTSHHRSHGKSHRRKRTRSVEDDEEGHLICQSGDVLSARYEIVDTLGEGAFGKVVECIDHKAGGRHVAVKIVKNVDRYCEAARSEIQVLEHLNTTDPSSTFRCVQMLEWFEHHGHICIVFELLGLSTYDFIKENGFLPFRLDHIRKMAYQICKSVNFLHSNKLTHTDLKPENILFVQSDYTEAYNPKMKRDERTLINADIKVVDFGSATYDDEHHSTLVSTRHYRAPEVILALGWSQPCDVWSIGCILIEYYLGFTVFPTHDSKEHLAMMERILGPLPKHMIQKTRKRKYFHHDRLDWDEHSSAGRYVSRRCKPLKEFMLSQDAEHELLFDLIEKMLEYDPAKRITLKEALKHPFFYPLKKAT; from the exons ATGAGACACTCAAAGAGAACTTATTGTCCTGACTGGGATGAAAAAGATTGGGACTGCGGAAaatggagaagcagcagcagtcataaaagaaggaagagatcaCATAGCAGTGCGCGGGAGAACAAGCGCTGCAAATATAATCACTCTAAAACATCTGATAG ccattatttgGAAAGTAGATCCATAAATGAGAAAGATTATCATAGTCGACGCTACATTGATGAATACAGAAATGACTACAGTCAAGGATGTGAACCTGGACATCGCCATAGAGACCATGAAAGCAGATATCAGAACCATAGTAGCAAGTCTTCTGGGAGAAGTGGAAGAAGTAGTTATAAAAGCAAACACAGGAATCACCATAGTACTTCACACCATCGTTCACATGGG AAGAGTCACCGAAGGAAAAGAACCAGGAGTGTAGAGGATGATGAGGAGGGTCACCTGATCTGTCAGAGTGGAGACGTACTAAGTGCAAGAT atGAAATTGTTGATACTTTAGGAGAAGGAGCTTTTGGAAAAGTCGTGGAGTGCATTGATCATAAAGC AGGAGGTAGACATGTAGCagtaaaaatagttaaaaatgtgGATAGATACTGTGAAGCTGCTCGCTCAGAAATACAAGTTCTGGAACACTTGAATACAACAGACCCCAGCAGTACATT CCGCTGTGTCCAGATGTTGGAGTGGTTTGAACATCATGGTCACATTTGCATTGTGTTTGAACTACTAGGACTTAGTACTTACGACTTCATTAAAGAAAATGGTTTTCTGCCGTTTCGTCTGGATCATATCAGGAAGATGGCATATCAGATATGCAAGTCAGTGAATT TTCTGCACAGTAACAAGTTGACTCACACAGACTTAAAGCCTGAAAACATCTTATTTGTGCAGTCTGACTACACAGAGGCATATAATCCCAAAATG AAACGTGATGAACGAACCTTAATAAATGCAGATATTAAAGTTGTAGACTTTGGAAGTGCAACCTATGATGATGAACATCACAGTACCTTGGTATCTACAAGACATTATAGGGCGCCTGAAGTTATTTTGG CCCTAGGATGGTCCCAGCCATGTGATGTCTGGAGTATAGGATGCATTCTCATTGAATACTACCTTGGGTTTACAGTATTTCCA aCACATGATAGTAAGGAGCATTTGGCAATGATGGAAAGGATTCTTGGACCTTTACCAAAACATATGATACAGAAAACCAG GAAACGTAAATATTTCCATCATGATCGATTAGACTGGGATGAACACAGTTCTGCTGGCAGATATGTTTCACGGCGCTGTAAACCTCTGAAG GAATTTATGCTCTCTCAGGATGCTGAACATGAGCTTCTCTTTGACCTCATCGAGAAAATGTTGGAGTATGATCCAGCTAAAAGGATTACTCTCAAAGAAGCCTTAAAGCATCCTTTCTTTTACCCCCTAAAAAAAGCTACATAG